The Miscanthus floridulus cultivar M001 chromosome 17, ASM1932011v1, whole genome shotgun sequence genome has a window encoding:
- the LOC136515369 gene encoding uncharacterized mitochondrial protein AtMg00810-like, with protein sequence MESVRVLLALAAQEGWRVHHMDVKSTFLNGDLKEEVYVKQPPGFTVAGKEKLVYRLRKALYGLRQAPRGIGEELLLIGVYVDDLIIIGASAQAIEGFKAQMKKVFDMSDLGLLSFYLGVEVHQDPAGITLRQTHYAKRVLELGGMDACNPAHTPMEERLRLSRQSTTVEVDPTQYRRLVGSLHYLVHTRPDLAFLVGFVSRFMERPTAEHQAAIKRILRDVAGTLEFGLHYTKALGRARFVGYYDSDLAGDIDTSKSTSGTLFFLGSNLVRWQSVKQKVVALSSCEAEYIATTTAATQAIWLSRLLVDLLGRNVEVVELKLIASLHLL encoded by the exons atggaatccgtccgagtcctcctcgcgctggcggcccaagaaggatggcgtgtccaccacatggacgtcaaatcaaccttcctcaatggcgacctcaaggaggaggtgtacGTGAAGCAGCCGCCTGGCTTCACCGTCGCCGGGAAGGAGAAGTTGGTGTACCGTCTACGCAAGGCTTTGTATGGCCTACGGCAGGCTCC GCGAGGAATaggggaggagctgctgctgatcggCGTCTATGTTGACGACTTGATCATCATCGGTGCCAGCGCTCAAGCCATAGAAGGTTTTAAGGCTCAGATGAAGAAGGTtttcgacatgagcgacctcggcctcCTGTCCTTCTACCTGGGGGTCGAAGTACATCAAGATCCAGCTGGGATCACTCTGAGGCAAACCCATTATGCTAAGAGGGTCCTTGAGCTAGGAGGTATGGATGCCTGCAACCCCGCCCATACACCAATGGAGGAGCGACTGAGGTTGAGCAGGCAGAGCACGACTGTAGAAGTTGATCCTACCCAATACAGAAGATTGGTGGGTAGCTTGCACTACTTGGTCCACACAAGACCTGACTTAGCCTTCTTAGTAGGCTTTGTCAGTCGATTCATGGAGAGGCCGACTGCAGAGCACCAAGCTGCCATCAAGCGCATCCTGAGAGATGTGGCTGGTACTCTGGAGTTTGGCCTACACTACACTAAGGCTCTAGGGAGAGCAAGGTTTGTTGGGTACTACGACAGTGACTTGGCTGGGGACattgacaccagcaagagcactagTGGCACCCTGTTCTTTCTAGGAAGCAATCTTGTGCGCTGGCAGTCAGTGAAGCAAAAGGTGGTGgctctatctagttgtgaagcTGAGTACATTGCCACTACCACAGCTGCAACACAAGCTATTTGGCTATCCAGGCTGCTGGTAGACCTCCTTGGAAGGAATGTGGAAGTGGTTGAACTGAAGTTGATAGCAAGTCTGCACTTGCTCTAG
- the LOC136518070 gene encoding LOW QUALITY PROTEIN: uncharacterized protein (The sequence of the model RefSeq protein was modified relative to this genomic sequence to represent the inferred CDS: inserted 3 bases in 2 codons; deleted 1 base in 1 codon), whose product MEEDLEMERKLAKKLKVKKGKLGGPDDGMDELFADLGFGGDFGSDDETKAYDWNVADDTNLDKKKGKKKNKKAKKDDTEMEEPDDRGEENGRKKKKKKMKKAGMETKELDDVGEENGWKRKKXMEDDSEMKEPDDEGVDMDEENGGAVLESEDGEPNVVELPTESKGKYVPPSLRNASNSESEEIAQMRRRVRGLLNRLSESNVESITQEIATLFRSVPRSVGSQIIRDEVLASCSRGPRGNEQYAAVFAAFVVGMACLVGIDLSAKILASIAKSFEDEYSKEDGLSLRNLTLLFCYLCIFGVISSDLVYDLLLILSKRLTELDVSTVLIILQCCGMKLRGDDPGAMKDFVLSIQNSVNQLKLHSGVREDGKTDIRSRRMEFMLETICDIKNNKKRPKEDPSHHTRIKKWLQKLKAEDVLLRGLTWSRLLDPDKKGQWWLSGNVPSTVANVEDGAAVISKDVVETXKLLQLAAAQWMNTDIRRAIFCIIMSAEDYVDAFEKLLRLGLSGKQDREIIRVIVDCCLHEKMFNKYYTALASKLCNHEKNHKFSLQYCIWDHFKELDNMESSRSMNLAKLVAEMLSNFTLSLATLKVVNLANPVEMTPARISHFQMLFETLLQKDDARVWNVFTRVAGLPELEILRDGIVLFIKQHVIADDTGKDLAGKFTIAKKALDNTAGVLM is encoded by the exons ATGGAGGAGGATCTAGAGATGGAGAGGAAGCTTGCGAAAAAGCTCAAGGTGAAGAAAGGAAAGTTGGGAGGTCCGGATGATGGTATGGATGAACTTTTTGCAGACCTTGGGTTTGGTGGCGACTTTGGTTCAGATGATGAAACAAAAGCATATGATTGGAATGTGGCGGATGACACTAATTTAGACAAG AAAAAAggtaaaaagaaaaataagaaggcGAAGAAGGATGACACAGAGATGGAGGAACCAGATGACAGGGGTGAAGAGAATGGtcggaaaaagaagaagaaaaagatgaagaaggCTGGTATGGAAACGAAGGAACTGGATGATGTGGGTGAAGAGAACGGTTGGAAAAGGAAAA AGATGGAGGATGACTCAGAGATGAAAGAAccagatgatgaaggtgttgacaTGGATGAAGAGAATGGTGGAGCAGTTCTGGAATCTGAGGATGGAGAGCCTAATGTGGTTGAACTGCCCACAGAATCAAAAGGGAAGTATGTACCTCCGAGTTTGCGTAATGCTTCCAATTCAGAATCAGAAGAAATTGCTCAGATGCGTCGCAGAGTAAGAG GACTTCTGAACAGACTTTCAGAGTCAAACGTGGAGTCCATTACTCAGGAAATTGCCACGCTTTTTCGA TCTGTTCCACGAAGTGTTGGCTCTCAGATAATCAGGGATGAGGTTTTGGCTAGTTGTTCCCGAGGACCTCGCGGCAATGAACA ATATGCTGCTGTGTTTGCAGCCTTTGTTGTAGGCATGGCATGCTTGGTTGGTATTGACTTGAGTGCCAAGATCCTTGCCTCTATTGCTAAGTCGTTTGAG GATGAGTACTCAAAAGAAGATGGTCTATCTCTGAGAAATCTTACCTTACTCTTCTGCTATTTGTGTATATTTGGTGTCATCTCAAG CGATCTTGTGTATGATCTTCTGTTGATTCTGAGCAAGCGCTTGACAGAGCTGGATGTCTCTACAGTGTTGATCATCCTACAGT GCTGTGGAATGAAGCTGAGGGGAGATGATCCAGGTGCTATGAAAGATTTTGTCCTTAGTATTCAGAACTCTGTGAATCAGCTTAAATTGCACTCTGGTGTTCGAGAAGATGGGAAGACTGATATACGTAGCAGAAGA ATGGAATTTATGCTTGAGACCATATGTGACATTAAGAACAATAAGAAAAGGCCTAAAGAGGATCCTTCACACCATACTCGAATAAAAAAGTGGCTTCAAAAG CTTAAGGCAGAAGATGTCCTCTTGCGTGGGCTAACATGGAGTAGGCTTTTGGACCCTGATAAGAAAGGGCAATGGTGGTTGTCTGGGAATGTTCCATCCACAGTAGCTAATGTCGAAGATGGTGCAGCTGTTATAAGCAAGGATGTTGTAGAGAC CAAACTTCTTCAGCTTGCAGCTGCTCAGTGGATGAACACTGACATACGAAGAGCAATCTTTTGTATTATAATGAGTGCTGAAGACTATGTAGATGCTTTTGAGAAGCTCTTGAGGCTGGGCCTTTCTGGGAAGCAG GACCGAGAAATTATAAGGGTCATTGTTGACTGTTGTCTGCATGAGAAGATGTTCAATAAGTATTACACAGCCCTTGCTTCCAAGCTATGCAACCATGAGAAAAATCACAAGTTCAGCTTGCAG TACTGCATCTGGGACCATTTTAAGGAGCTAGATAATATGGAGTCAAGTCGATCCATGAACCTTGCAAAACTAGTTGCAGAGATGCTGTCAAACTTCACGCTCTCCCTCGCAACTCTGAAGGTGGTTAACCTGGCCAACCCAGTGGAGATGACTCCAGCAAGGATCTCACATTTCCAGATGCTGTTTGAGACCTTACTACAGAAAGATGACGCACGGGTGTGGAATGTCTTCACTCGTGTCGCCGGCCTTCCAGAGCTCGAGATACTGAGGGATGGCATTGTGCTGTTCATCAAGCAGCATGTGATCGCCGACGACACCGGGAAGGACTTGGCTGGCAAATTCACGATTGCAAAGAAGGCGCTCGACAATACTGCTGGAGTTCTGATGTAA